Proteins from a genomic interval of Mycolicibacterium grossiae:
- a CDS encoding riboflavin synthase, which yields MFTGIVEEIGEIVGKEDLTDAARLVIRGPVVTSDAGHGDSIAVNGVCLTVVEVLPGGEFSVDVIGETLDRSSLAGIGVGSQVNLERAAAVNSRLGGHIVQGHVDGTGEVVARTPQPDWEVVRISLPSPLSRYVVEKGSITVDGISLTVSGLGPDWFEVSLIPTTLSLTTLGTATVGTPVNLEVDVIAKYVERLLGQRAQ from the coding sequence GTGTTCACGGGAATCGTCGAAGAGATCGGTGAGATCGTCGGCAAGGAGGACCTGACCGACGCCGCCCGGCTGGTGATCCGCGGCCCGGTGGTCACCAGTGACGCCGGTCATGGCGACTCGATCGCGGTCAACGGCGTGTGTCTGACGGTGGTCGAGGTGCTGCCCGGCGGCGAATTCAGCGTCGACGTCATCGGCGAGACGCTCGACCGATCCAGCCTGGCCGGCATCGGCGTCGGCAGCCAGGTCAACCTGGAACGCGCCGCCGCGGTCAACAGCAGGCTCGGCGGGCACATCGTGCAGGGGCACGTCGACGGCACCGGCGAGGTCGTCGCCCGCACCCCGCAGCCCGACTGGGAGGTGGTGCGCATCTCGCTGCCCTCCCCGCTGTCGCGCTACGTGGTCGAGAAGGGCTCCATCACCGTCGACGGCATCTCGCTCACGGTGTCCGGGCTGGGGCCGGACTGGTTCGAGGTGTCGCTGATCCCGACCACGCTGTCGCTCACCACCCTGGGTACCGCGACCGTCGGTACGCCGGTCAATCTGGAGGTCGACGTCATCGCCAAGTACGTCGAACGGCTGCTCGGGCAGCGCGCGCAATAA
- the uvrC gene encoding excinuclease ABC subunit UvrC, with the protein MPDPSTYRPPLGSIPVEPGVYRFRDPRGRVIYVGKAKSLRSRLNSYFSDLSALAPRTRQMVTTAGSVEWTVVTTEVEALQLEYNWIKEFDPRFNIRYRDDKSYPVLAVTLNEEYPRLFVYRGPRRKGVRYFGPYSHAWAIRETLDLLTRVFPSRTCSAGVFKRHNQIGRPCLLGYIDKCSAPCVGNVSAEQHRRIVEDFCDFLAGKTDRLVRDLEKQMNAAAEELDFERAARLRDDIGALKRALEKQTVVFGDGTDADVVAFADDDLEAAVQVFHVRGGRVRGQRGWVVEKSGEPGENGQEHLVEQFLTQFYGEQAELGGAADEATAPVPREVLVPCLPQNADELATWLTGLRGSRVRLRVPHRGDKRALAETVHRNAKEALAQHKLKRAGDFNARSAALQSIQEFLGLADAPLRIECVDISHVQGTDVVASLVVFEDGLPRKSDYRHYAIREAAGDGRSDDVASIAEVTRRRFLRHVSDVERPVIEDGKARRFAYPPNLYVVDGGAPQVNAAADVLEELGVTDVAVIGLAKRLEEVWVPAEPDPVIMPRNSEGLYLLQRIRDEAHRFAISYHRSKRSKRMTASALDSVRGLGEHRRKALVTHFGSVAKLKQATVEEITSVPGIGTTTAKAVLEALGVSPEGGDPAPAGDVATAGEPAFGIGPEPDANATVIDDDRTRTLR; encoded by the coding sequence GTGCCCGATCCCTCGACGTACCGGCCCCCCCTGGGGTCCATTCCGGTCGAACCGGGCGTCTACCGCTTCCGCGATCCGCGCGGCCGGGTGATCTACGTCGGCAAGGCCAAGAGCCTGCGCAGCCGGCTGAACTCGTACTTCTCCGACCTGTCGGCGCTCGCACCGCGCACCCGGCAGATGGTGACCACCGCGGGCAGCGTCGAGTGGACCGTGGTCACCACCGAGGTCGAAGCGCTTCAGCTGGAATACAACTGGATCAAGGAGTTCGACCCGCGGTTCAACATCCGCTACCGCGACGACAAGTCCTACCCGGTGCTGGCCGTCACGCTGAACGAGGAGTACCCGCGGCTGTTCGTCTACCGCGGGCCGCGGCGCAAGGGCGTCCGCTACTTCGGTCCCTACTCGCACGCGTGGGCCATCCGCGAGACGCTGGACTTGCTGACCCGGGTGTTTCCGTCGCGCACCTGCTCGGCAGGAGTGTTCAAGCGGCACAACCAGATCGGCCGGCCGTGTCTGCTGGGCTACATCGACAAGTGTTCGGCCCCGTGCGTGGGCAACGTCAGCGCCGAGCAGCACCGCAGGATCGTCGAGGACTTCTGCGACTTCCTGGCCGGCAAGACCGACCGGCTGGTGCGCGACCTCGAGAAGCAGATGAACGCCGCCGCCGAGGAACTCGACTTCGAGCGGGCCGCCCGGCTGCGCGACGACATCGGCGCGCTCAAGCGTGCGCTGGAGAAGCAGACGGTGGTGTTCGGCGACGGGACCGACGCCGACGTGGTGGCCTTCGCCGACGACGACCTCGAGGCCGCGGTGCAGGTGTTCCACGTCCGCGGCGGCCGGGTGCGCGGCCAGCGCGGCTGGGTGGTCGAGAAGTCCGGCGAACCGGGGGAGAACGGCCAGGAGCACCTGGTGGAGCAGTTCCTCACTCAGTTCTACGGCGAACAGGCCGAACTCGGCGGCGCCGCGGACGAGGCGACGGCGCCGGTGCCGCGCGAGGTGCTGGTGCCGTGCCTGCCGCAGAACGCCGACGAGCTGGCCACCTGGCTCACCGGGCTGCGCGGGTCGCGGGTCCGGCTGCGGGTGCCGCACCGCGGCGACAAGCGCGCGCTGGCCGAGACCGTGCACCGCAACGCCAAGGAGGCGCTCGCGCAGCACAAGCTCAAGCGGGCCGGCGACTTCAACGCCAGATCGGCTGCGCTGCAGAGCATCCAGGAGTTCCTCGGCCTGGCCGACGCGCCGCTGCGCATCGAGTGCGTCGACATCAGCCACGTGCAGGGCACCGACGTGGTGGCCTCGCTGGTGGTGTTCGAGGACGGCCTGCCGCGCAAGTCGGACTACCGGCACTACGCCATCCGCGAGGCCGCAGGCGACGGCCGCTCCGACGACGTCGCCTCCATCGCCGAGGTGACCCGCCGGCGCTTCCTGCGCCACGTCAGCGACGTGGAGCGGCCGGTGATCGAGGACGGCAAGGCGCGCCGCTTCGCCTACCCGCCCAACCTGTACGTCGTCGACGGTGGCGCACCGCAGGTCAACGCCGCCGCCGACGTGCTCGAGGAGCTGGGGGTCACCGACGTGGCGGTGATCGGCCTCGCCAAGCGTCTGGAGGAGGTGTGGGTGCCGGCCGAACCGGACCCGGTGATCATGCCGCGCAACAGCGAGGGGCTCTATCTGCTGCAGCGCATCCGCGACGAGGCGCACCGCTTCGCGATCTCGTATCACCGCAGCAAGCGGAGCAAGCGCATGACGGCCTCGGCGCTGGACTCGGTGCGCGGGCTGGGCGAGCACCGGCGCAAGGCGCTCGTCACGCACTTCGGATCGGTGGCGAAGCTCAAGCAGGCGACGGTCGAGGAGATCACCTCCGTGCCCGGCATCGGCACCACCACCGCGAAGGCGGTGCTCGAGGCCCTGGGCGTGAGCCCCGAGGGAGGCGACCCGGCGCCCGCCGGGGACGTCGCCACGGCGGGCGAGCCCGCGTTCGGCATCGGGCCGGAACCGGACGCGAACGCGACCGTCATCGACGATGATCGGACCAGGACACTTCGATGA
- a CDS encoding PH domain-containing protein, with protein MTATETWDLEVRPHLTPYFAYGAAFLIAAAHIAVGFLLKVGSSGVIFRTADQVGIAVLGIIIAALVLLFARPRLRVGPAGIGVRNLVAERVIPWSEVVDVSFPVGARWARVDLPDDEYVPAMAVQAVDKGRAVDAMDRIRDLVTRYRVS; from the coding sequence GTGACCGCGACGGAGACCTGGGACCTCGAGGTGCGGCCGCACCTCACGCCGTACTTCGCCTACGGCGCCGCATTCCTCATCGCGGCCGCCCACATCGCGGTGGGGTTCCTGCTCAAGGTCGGGTCGAGCGGCGTCATCTTCCGGACCGCCGACCAGGTGGGCATTGCGGTGCTCGGCATCATCATCGCCGCCCTGGTCCTGCTGTTCGCCCGGCCCCGGCTGCGGGTCGGTCCCGCCGGCATCGGCGTGCGAAACCTGGTCGCCGAGCGCGTCATTCCGTGGTCCGAGGTGGTCGACGTGTCCTTCCCCGTCGGCGCCCGCTGGGCCCGGGTCGACCTGCCCGACGACGAGTACGTCCCGGCGATGGCGGTGCAGGCCGTCGACAAGGGCCGCGCCGTGGACGCCATGGACCGCATCCGCGACCTGGTGACGCGCTACCGGGTCAGTTGA
- a CDS encoding GNAT family N-acetyltransferase: MARALVRRLTEADWRDFAVLRLRALGDTLGTRDRQYDDESAFTAAQWRRRLRAHAQFAALVDDEMVGLIGAQRDGTASVYLYSLWLEPAARHRGLARDLVSTAVAWAREQHAATVTLRVELDNRPARDVYEGLGFTVDDGAAVVRADEITMRLDVN, translated from the coding sequence ATGGCCCGCGCACTCGTGAGGAGACTCACCGAAGCCGACTGGCGGGACTTCGCCGTGCTCCGGCTGCGGGCGCTCGGCGACACCCTCGGCACCCGCGACCGGCAGTACGACGACGAGTCCGCGTTCACCGCCGCGCAGTGGCGTCGGCGGCTGCGGGCGCACGCGCAGTTCGCCGCCCTCGTCGACGACGAGATGGTGGGCCTGATCGGTGCGCAGCGCGACGGCACCGCCTCGGTGTACCTGTACTCGCTGTGGCTCGAGCCGGCGGCGCGGCACCGCGGCCTGGCCCGCGACCTGGTGAGCACCGCGGTGGCGTGGGCGCGGGAGCAGCACGCGGCCACGGTGACGCTGCGCGTCGAGCTGGACAACCGCCCCGCCCGCGACGTCTACGAGGGGCTCGGGTTCACCGTCGACGACGGCGCCGCGGTGGTCCGCGCGGACGAGATCACGATGCGCCTCGACGTCAACTGA
- a CDS encoding MFS transporter encodes MAGAHATAAPKGTNRRVAITAGGLAVLLGALDTYVVITIINDIMRDIGISLNQIQRVTPIITMYLLGYIAAMPLLGRASDRFGRKLVLQLSLAGFAAGSVVTALSDDLFTMVIGRLIQGTASGALLPVTLALAADLWHARNRASVLGGIGAAQELGAVLGPLYGVAVVWALTSWRDVFWINVPLAIIAMVMIHFSLPSRDEDQPKAKIDVVGGLLLAVALGLMVFGMYNPSPDGKQVFPSWGLPVLGAALVAAIAFFVWEKFARTRLIDPTGVKFRPFLCALGASLCTGAALMVTLVNVELFGQGVLGKEQNETVLLLLWFLGALPIGAVLGGWIATRIGDRIVAFVGLLIAAFGYWLVSHWTVDVLEARHDLGLFTLPTFDTDLVLAGVGLGLVIGPLTSATLRSVPGTQHGIASASVVVARMIGMLIGLASLSAWGLYKFNQYLAELPKPKGTNLIEIGAQLAANVRTAYTMQYAQIFLDTAVVCVVGALLGLLISGKHDVAEDVEAAPDATPDAQDVRVTP; translated from the coding sequence ATGGCCGGCGCCCACGCGACCGCCGCGCCGAAGGGCACCAACCGGCGGGTCGCGATCACCGCGGGCGGCCTCGCCGTCCTGCTGGGTGCGCTCGACACCTACGTCGTCATCACGATCATCAACGACATCATGCGGGACATCGGCATCTCGCTGAACCAGATCCAGCGCGTCACGCCGATCATCACGATGTACCTGCTCGGCTACATCGCGGCCATGCCGCTGCTGGGGCGCGCGTCGGACCGCTTCGGCCGCAAGCTCGTCCTGCAGCTGAGCCTGGCCGGTTTCGCCGCGGGGTCGGTGGTGACCGCGCTGTCCGACGACCTGTTCACCATGGTGATCGGCCGCCTCATCCAGGGCACGGCCAGTGGCGCCCTGCTGCCGGTCACCCTGGCCCTGGCCGCCGACCTGTGGCACGCCCGCAACCGCGCCTCGGTGCTCGGCGGCATCGGCGCGGCCCAGGAACTCGGCGCCGTGCTCGGCCCGCTGTACGGCGTCGCCGTGGTGTGGGCGCTGACGTCGTGGCGCGACGTGTTCTGGATCAACGTGCCGCTCGCGATCATCGCGATGGTGATGATCCACTTCAGCCTCCCGTCGCGCGACGAGGACCAGCCGAAGGCCAAGATCGACGTGGTCGGTGGCCTGCTGCTGGCCGTGGCGCTGGGTCTGATGGTGTTCGGCATGTACAACCCGTCGCCCGACGGCAAGCAGGTCTTCCCCAGCTGGGGCCTGCCGGTGCTGGGCGCGGCGCTCGTCGCGGCCATCGCGTTCTTCGTCTGGGAGAAGTTCGCCCGCACCCGGCTGATCGATCCCACCGGAGTGAAGTTCCGGCCGTTCCTGTGTGCGCTGGGCGCGTCGCTGTGCACCGGCGCCGCGCTCATGGTCACGCTGGTCAACGTCGAACTGTTCGGCCAGGGCGTGCTCGGCAAGGAGCAGAACGAGACCGTGCTGCTGCTGCTGTGGTTCCTGGGCGCCCTGCCGATCGGTGCGGTGCTCGGCGGGTGGATCGCCACCCGGATCGGCGACCGGATCGTCGCCTTCGTCGGACTGCTGATCGCAGCGTTCGGCTACTGGCTGGTGTCGCACTGGACCGTCGACGTGCTCGAGGCGCGGCACGACCTGGGGTTGTTCACGCTGCCGACGTTTGACACCGACCTGGTACTCGCCGGCGTCGGCCTCGGCCTGGTGATCGGACCCCTCACCTCGGCGACGCTGCGCTCGGTGCCCGGCACCCAGCACGGCATCGCGTCGGCCTCGGTGGTCGTCGCGCGCATGATCGGCATGCTGATCGGCCTCGCGTCGCTCAGCGCGTGGGGCCTGTACAAGTTCAACCAGTACCTCGCCGAACTGCCGAAACCCAAGGGCACCAACCTGATCGAGATCGGGGCGCAGCTGGCCGCGAACGTGCGCACCGCCTACACCATGCAGTACGCGCAGATCTTCCTAGACACCGCCGTGGTGTGCGTGGTCGGCGCGCTGCTCGGCCTGCTCATCAGCGGCAAGCACGACGTGGCCGAGGACGTCGAGGCCGCCCCCGACGCCACCCCCGATGCGCAGGACGTGCGCGTCACCCCCTAG
- a CDS encoding Mur ligase family protein, whose protein sequence is MRPDLHGRTVGIWGLGREGMSMADVAAAAGAARIVAVDDAGRVPFTTPQGIDGLEVFRGPEHLALLRTCDVVFVSPGVPWRQPAFADLRTSGVRVSSAADWFVTRFAAQTIGVTGTKGKSTTASFLGHLLRAVGVDAVVAGNIGTPLSDLEPAPGQVVVAEVSSQQAALLTASPAVAVITNLFSDHLDWHGDPAAYHAAKANVFRLGARALVCPPEVPTRLAAIGIDELPPTLRLVEPADVRPLPGQGVMSYPHNAVNGALAAAAAEVFTGAPVPAEVVDAAARDFAGLPHRLQTVRVTGPAEHPVRWIDDTLATTGESVVAALRAMPPDATVALIVGGMDRRLDYRQVDEHLCSGVTNVTLIQSPSNGARIGERFAAAHPERTHLVDSLEAAVRTAAAVPGVDVVLLSPGAASYDLFANYEAKGAAFAGFVDGLSSGVVGSN, encoded by the coding sequence GTGAGACCGGACCTGCACGGCCGCACCGTCGGCATCTGGGGTCTGGGGCGCGAGGGCATGTCCATGGCCGACGTCGCCGCCGCGGCCGGGGCCGCGCGGATCGTCGCGGTCGACGACGCCGGGCGCGTGCCGTTCACGACGCCCCAGGGCATCGACGGGCTGGAGGTGTTCCGCGGGCCCGAGCACCTGGCGCTGCTGCGCACCTGCGACGTGGTGTTCGTCAGCCCCGGCGTGCCGTGGCGGCAGCCCGCGTTCGCCGACCTGCGCACGTCCGGGGTGCGGGTGTCGAGTGCCGCGGACTGGTTCGTCACGCGCTTCGCCGCGCAGACCATCGGCGTCACCGGCACCAAGGGCAAGTCGACCACCGCGTCGTTCCTCGGCCACCTGCTGCGCGCCGTCGGCGTCGACGCCGTCGTGGCCGGCAACATCGGCACGCCACTGTCCGACCTGGAACCGGCCCCCGGCCAGGTCGTCGTCGCCGAGGTGTCCAGTCAGCAGGCCGCCCTGCTGACCGCGTCGCCCGCGGTGGCGGTGATCACCAACCTGTTCTCCGACCACCTGGACTGGCACGGCGACCCGGCGGCCTACCACGCCGCGAAGGCCAACGTCTTCCGCCTGGGCGCGCGGGCGCTGGTGTGCCCGCCCGAGGTGCCCACCCGGCTCGCCGCCATCGGCATCGACGAGCTGCCGCCGACGCTGCGCCTGGTCGAACCGGCCGACGTCCGGCCACTGCCCGGCCAAGGCGTGATGTCGTACCCGCACAACGCGGTCAACGGCGCGCTCGCCGCCGCGGCGGCCGAGGTGTTCACCGGCGCGCCCGTGCCGGCGGAGGTGGTCGACGCTGCGGCGCGCGACTTCGCCGGGCTCCCGCACCGACTGCAGACGGTGCGGGTGACCGGCCCGGCCGAGCACCCGGTGCGCTGGATCGACGACACGCTCGCCACGACGGGGGAGAGCGTGGTCGCCGCCCTGCGCGCGATGCCGCCCGACGCCACCGTGGCGCTCATCGTCGGCGGCATGGACCGCCGGCTCGACTACCGCCAGGTCGACGAGCACCTCTGCAGCGGCGTGACGAACGTGACGCTCATCCAGTCGCCCAGCAACGGCGCCCGGATCGGCGAGCGCTTCGCCGCGGCGCACCCCGAACGCACCCACCTCGTGGACAGTCTGGAGGCCGCGGTCCGCACCGCCGCCGCGGTGCCCGGCGTCGACGTGGTCTTGCTCTCACCCGGCGCCGCCAGCTACGACCTGTTCGCGAACTACGAGGCCAAGGGCGCGGCGTTCGCCGGCTTCGTCGACGGGCTGTCGAGCGGCGTCGTCGGGTCGAACTAA
- the rapZ gene encoding RNase adapter RapZ: protein MTEYDTNDQIRDGMLADAPGDGIDVVLVTGLSGAGRGTAAKVLEDLGWYVADNLPPELIARMVELGLAAGSRITRLAVVMDVRSRGFTGDLEWVRSDLATRNISPRVLFLEASDDILVRRYEQNRRSHPLQGNQTLAEGISAERAMLAPVRATADLVIDTSKLSVHDLRDSVERAFGTDAVPHTSVTVESFGYKYGLPMDADTVMDMRFLPNPHWVDELRRHTGQHPGVRDYVLGQPGALEFLETYHRLLEVVIDGYRREGKRYMTVAIGCTGGKHRSVAVAEALAARLQGGDQLTVRVLHRDLGRE, encoded by the coding sequence ATGACCGAATACGACACGAACGACCAGATCCGCGACGGCATGCTGGCCGACGCCCCGGGGGACGGCATCGACGTCGTCCTCGTCACCGGCCTGTCCGGTGCCGGCCGCGGCACCGCGGCCAAGGTGCTGGAGGACCTCGGCTGGTACGTGGCCGACAACCTGCCGCCCGAGCTGATCGCCCGGATGGTGGAGTTGGGACTCGCCGCGGGATCGCGCATCACCCGGCTGGCGGTGGTGATGGACGTGCGCTCGCGCGGCTTCACCGGCGACCTGGAGTGGGTGCGCAGCGACCTCGCCACCCGCAACATCTCCCCGCGGGTGCTGTTCCTGGAGGCGTCCGACGACATCCTGGTGCGGCGCTACGAGCAGAACCGGCGCAGCCACCCGCTGCAGGGCAACCAGACACTCGCCGAGGGCATCAGCGCCGAGCGCGCGATGCTCGCGCCGGTGCGCGCCACCGCCGACCTGGTGATCGACACGTCGAAGCTGTCGGTGCACGACCTGCGCGACAGCGTCGAGCGGGCCTTCGGCACCGACGCCGTGCCGCACACCAGCGTCACCGTCGAGTCGTTCGGCTACAAGTACGGGCTGCCGATGGACGCCGACACCGTGATGGACATGCGCTTCCTGCCCAACCCGCACTGGGTCGACGAGCTGCGCCGGCACACCGGCCAGCATCCGGGGGTGCGCGATTACGTGCTCGGCCAACCCGGGGCGCTGGAGTTCCTGGAGACCTACCATCGGCTGCTGGAGGTCGTCATCGACGGCTATCGCCGGGAGGGAAAGCGTTACATGACCGTCGCCATCGGGTGCACCGGCGGCAAGCACCGCAGCGTGGCGGTGGCCGAGGCGTTGGCTGCCCGGCTGCAGGGCGGTGACCAGTTGACGGTGCGCGTCCTGCACCGGGACCTGGGGCGCGAATGA
- the ribH gene encoding 6,7-dimethyl-8-ribityllumazine synthase, with translation MSGTGVPEMPVVDASGVSLAIVASTWHDRICTALLDGALRTAKESGVDEPTVVRVLGAIEIPVVAQALASRHDAVVALGVVIRGQTPHFDYVCDAVTAGLTRVSLDESTPVANGVLTVNDEQQAVDRAGLPGSSEDKGAQAAAAALSTALVLRDIRTS, from the coding sequence GTGAGCGGTACCGGCGTCCCGGAGATGCCCGTCGTCGACGCCTCCGGCGTCAGCCTCGCCATCGTGGCGAGCACGTGGCACGACCGCATCTGCACCGCGCTGCTCGACGGTGCCCTGCGCACCGCCAAGGAGTCCGGCGTCGACGAGCCGACCGTGGTGCGCGTGCTCGGCGCCATCGAGATCCCGGTCGTCGCACAGGCTCTCGCGAGCCGGCACGACGCGGTCGTTGCGCTCGGCGTCGTGATCCGCGGGCAGACGCCGCACTTCGACTACGTGTGCGACGCCGTCACCGCCGGCCTGACCCGGGTGTCACTCGACGAGTCGACCCCGGTGGCCAACGGGGTGCTGACCGTCAACGACGAGCAGCAGGCCGTCGACCGTGCGGGACTGCCCGGCTCGAGCGAGGACAAGGGCGCCCAGGCCGCCGCGGCGGCGCTGTCGACCGCGCTGGTGCTGCGCGACATCCGGACGTCGTGA
- a CDS encoding bifunctional 3,4-dihydroxy-2-butanone-4-phosphate synthase/GTP cyclohydrolase II, whose amino-acid sequence MTRLDSVERAIADIAAGKAVVVIDDEDRENEGDLIFAAEKATPELVAFMVRYTSGYLCVPLSGEVCDRLGLLPMYAVNQDKHQTAYTVTVDAKKGVGTGISASDRATTMRLLADPTVGPDDFTKPGHVVPLRAKDGGVLRRPGHTEAAVDLARLAGLQPAGAICEIVSQKDEGSMAQTDELRVFADDHDLALISIADLIEWRRKHERHIERIAEARIPTRYGEFRAVGYTSIYDDVEHVALVRGDVSGPETDGHDVLVRVHSECLTGDVFGSRRCDCGPQLDAAMAMVAREGRGVVLYMRGHEGRGIGLMHKLQAYQLQDAGDDTVDANLKLGLPADARDYGIGAQILVDLGIKSMRLLTNNPAKRVGLDGYGLHIIERVPLPVRANSENIRYLMTKRDRMGHDLTGLDDYDEAVKMSGYDEAVYLLGDRLPPTADETGGTP is encoded by the coding sequence ATGACGAGGCTTGATTCCGTCGAGCGGGCGATAGCCGACATCGCGGCCGGCAAGGCCGTGGTCGTCATCGACGACGAGGACCGCGAGAACGAGGGCGACCTCATCTTCGCCGCCGAGAAGGCCACCCCCGAACTCGTCGCGTTCATGGTGCGCTACACGTCGGGCTACCTGTGCGTCCCGCTCTCCGGGGAGGTCTGCGACCGCCTCGGCCTGCTGCCGATGTACGCGGTCAACCAGGACAAGCACCAGACCGCCTACACCGTCACCGTCGACGCCAAGAAGGGCGTCGGCACCGGCATCTCGGCGTCGGACCGCGCCACTACGATGCGCCTGCTGGCCGACCCGACCGTCGGGCCCGACGACTTCACCAAGCCCGGCCACGTCGTGCCGCTGCGCGCGAAGGACGGCGGCGTGCTGCGCCGCCCCGGGCACACCGAGGCCGCGGTGGACCTGGCCCGGCTGGCCGGTCTGCAGCCGGCGGGCGCCATCTGCGAGATCGTCAGCCAGAAGGACGAGGGCTCGATGGCGCAGACCGACGAGCTGCGCGTCTTCGCCGACGACCACGACCTCGCGCTGATCTCGATCGCCGACCTCATCGAGTGGCGCCGCAAGCACGAGCGGCACATCGAGCGGATCGCCGAAGCGCGCATCCCCACGCGTTACGGCGAGTTCCGTGCCGTCGGCTACACCAGCATCTACGACGACGTCGAGCACGTCGCCCTGGTCCGCGGCGACGTGTCCGGCCCGGAGACCGACGGCCACGACGTGCTGGTCCGGGTGCACTCGGAGTGCCTCACCGGTGACGTGTTCGGCTCCCGGCGCTGCGACTGCGGGCCGCAGCTGGACGCCGCGATGGCGATGGTGGCGCGCGAGGGGCGCGGGGTGGTGCTGTACATGCGCGGGCACGAGGGCCGCGGCATCGGCCTCATGCACAAGCTGCAGGCCTACCAGCTGCAGGACGCCGGCGACGACACCGTCGACGCCAACCTCAAGCTCGGCCTGCCCGCCGACGCCCGGGACTACGGCATCGGCGCGCAGATCCTCGTCGACCTCGGCATCAAGAGCATGCGGCTGCTGACCAACAATCCGGCCAAGCGCGTCGGGCTCGACGGCTACGGCCTGCACATCATCGAGCGCGTGCCGCTGCCGGTCCGCGCCAACAGCGAGAACATCCGCTACCTCATGACCAAGCGCGACCGGATGGGCCACGACCTGACCGGGCTCGACGACTACGACGAGGCCGTGAAGATGAGCGGTTACGACGAGGCCGTCTACCTGCTGGGCGACCGCCTGCCCCCGACCGCCGACGAGACCGGAGGCACCCCGTGA
- a CDS encoding LppX_LprAFG lipoprotein, with protein MQTRPRFAVLSLFTALMAAVALVAGCSSDSQSSAPLPDGATLVKDSEQFTKSQQSVHIELAVTGKIAELPIETLSGDLTNVPAVAAQGKASIIAFGQTFKDVDFVVADGDLYGALTPGSFTNFGPAADIYDVSKILSPQAGLGNLLANFRDAKAEGREKVGGVDAVKVTGKVGADAVNGLVNIGATGDVPATAWIKEDGDHDLVQAKLDPSEGNSVQMTLTDWGKAVTVTKPAA; from the coding sequence ATGCAGACGCGTCCCCGCTTCGCTGTCCTGTCCCTGTTCACGGCTCTGATGGCCGCGGTCGCGCTGGTCGCGGGCTGCTCGTCGGACTCGCAGTCCAGCGCCCCGCTGCCCGACGGCGCCACGCTGGTCAAGGACTCCGAGCAGTTCACCAAGAGCCAGCAGAGCGTGCACATCGAGTTGGCGGTGACGGGCAAGATCGCCGAACTGCCCATCGAGACGCTCAGCGGCGACCTGACCAACGTCCCCGCAGTCGCCGCCCAGGGCAAGGCCAGCATCATCGCCTTCGGGCAGACCTTCAAGGACGTCGACTTCGTCGTCGCCGACGGCGACCTCTACGGCGCCCTGACGCCCGGCAGCTTCACGAACTTCGGTCCGGCCGCGGACATCTACGACGTGTCGAAGATCCTCAGCCCGCAGGCCGGTCTGGGCAACCTGCTCGCCAACTTCCGCGACGCGAAGGCCGAGGGCCGCGAGAAGGTCGGCGGGGTCGACGCCGTGAAGGTGACCGGCAAGGTCGGCGCGGACGCGGTGAACGGACTGGTGAACATCGGCGCCACCGGCGACGTCCCCGCCACCGCGTGGATCAAGGAGGACGGCGACCACGACCTCGTCCAGGCCAAGCTCGACCCGAGCGAGGGCAACAGCGTGCAGATGACGCTGACCGACTGGGGCAAGGCCGTCACCGTCACCAAGCCCGCCGCCTGA